TTGCTCCGAAAGATTTACAACCATGTGTGGCTGAAAATCTTTTAACCGCTTCCAGCTGAAGCATTAATACCATAACTTCAGGTAATACTTCGCATTCCAATATAGCATCTAGCCAAGAAGTCGAAATGGCATAGGGCAAATTAGATACAATTTTATAATGAAAAATGTTCCCAGGCAATCCGGCAATAGGAAATTTTAATGCATCACCATTGATCAATGAAAATGATTTGTTACCTAAAAATTTTTCACTAAGAAACGAGCATAGTACTCTATCATATTCCACAGCAAATACTTTCGCACCAGCATCCAATAAACCAATGGTTAATGCTCCGAGACCAGGACCAACCTCCACTACCCTATCATCGATCTGGATTTCAGCCAATTCGACTGACTTTTTTACGATGTTGTGATCTATCAAAAAATTTTGACCAAGCCTCTTATTCGGCGAACATCCGAGATTTTCTAAAGCAGATAGTGTGGATTTGATTCCAATCATTTAAAATGCACACAATCGCTTAAGATCTACGAGAGAATCACTTACATTACCTTTAGCCAGGCAAGATATGTCGCTGCCCTTGGCCGAACTTGAATCGCTAAGGTCGACAGATGGAAATTTAAAAACAAATTTGTTGCCAACAGGTTCATACAGAGAACCATACACATTAAAATCAGCATTCTTATTAAGAGTTATATCTGACAATCGGGTATTTTCCACAGAAGCTGAACGTTTTATATTATATGGAAAATTTACATTATGCAACTCAACCACTTTTCTATCAATAAATTTTACAGAAATCTCAACGGTTATGTCAGCAGAAATTTTTATAGCTTCCATCAATCCACTATGCTTTAGGTAATCTATTTTACACTGAAGATAGTGCTCTTTCTGATCAGGAAGTCCTTGGGATACAGCCATAGACGGAATGCCCCAGCAAAACCCTTCTATGGCGCCTCCCACTGTACCTGAGCTAAGTATAATTGGAATGGTTATATTTAGCCCCCAGTTAATGCCAGAAATAATTAAATCAGGTTTTTTCGGCAAAAGATTACCGAGAGCTACGTTCACGCAATCACTTGGCGTACCACCTATAGCCCACGCACGACAGCCATCCAGGCTGACTTCATCACAGGAAAGATCTTTGTTTAACCCTATGGAGCGCCCAACACCACTTTGCTCTTCTTGAGGTGCAGCAACAAAAACATCCCAACCACCGGAAACAAAACTACTAGCCAAAGCCATTAATGCTGCAGAATTGATCCCATCATCATTAGTAATCAACACACTAGCCACCGCATAAGGGGTATCTATTATTAGTTAAATTGCAACAAAAATACAAGAAAAAGCAAAACTACATCATCGCCGGAGATAATAAAAATGTTGATATTCCGGCGATAATGGATTCCAATGCCATACAAGAAAGGACCACTCCAGTAGCTCTTTCGATGACACCTAATATCTTTGGGGTTAATAACTTAGCAAACTTACATGAGACCACGAAGGTCAAATAACACAGGAACATAACGAACACCAATGCCAAGAAAAAAACAACTGTATCAGAAAAAGTACTACATACAGCAGATTTTTTCACCAAAGTCGCCGTGATTGTCCCAGGCCCCGTGAGCAATGGAGTTCCGATTGGAGTTATGGCGACATTACTAGCAGCAGGTTTAACTGGTTGAACTTGGGAATTTTCATCACCTTGTTCTTTTTTCAACACCATACCAGCAGAAATCGTCAATAAATACAAACCTCCCCCCACTTGAAATGCCTCGGTAGATATTCTGAACACCGTTCCCATTATAAAATTACCAGCAATAGCAAAGATTACCAGCAACACTCCGGCAACCGTACAAGCCTGCCGCGAAATGCGAATTCTCTCTTCAAGAGTTGCAGTCGGAGTCATACCAATCATAATAGCCGCGCCAATAATCGGAGCTAAAATAGCATAAATACTAATGGTTGTTTCTGCAAATAAGTTCACTTCAATAAATCAAAATACACTGCCTCACTCAATGTCAATACAATAATTAAATATTTTTTGACAATGCACCACGGTTTATTTTCGAATTATGCCTAACATCGACCGGAAATGCCCTGTGGAAAAAAAATTTTTTAATCGCTCTCGTTTTAGGATATTTATTAGCTATGGCTCGCAATTCTGTGGAAAATTTTCGCCTTTGCCAAAAAAATTTAGGAAAAAACCCACGCCTAGGAAGAACCGCGATGGCCGGCTGAATGGCTGTGGAATTTTTATACTTTACTAGCGCAACTCTTTCCACCGCAGCGTGTTGCACAAATAAAGATTCTATGCATTCTGTGCAATAAATTTCATCGCCAACTTCAATACGTTCAGATTTTCTGCCGCAAAACCACAGCCGCCCGCGCTGGTCGAAAAAACCAAGATCGCCGGTTCTATGCCAAATGGTATTTTTGTCAAATATTTTCGCCATTGATGTCTCAACACTAAGATTATCATACTCTTCGGTAACAGCCACTCCGCTCACCACAATCTCACCTATGGACCCCGTGGGCAAAACCAACCCATCTTCCATGGCAACGATAACGTCATCTATCACATCTATGACCATAACCCTCACTCCATCAACAGGATAGCCAACGCAAATACCAGCGCCAAAGTTTTCTAAGTCAGCCACAGAAATTATTTCATTGGCCTCTATATCGCAAATCGGCAAAGCCTCTGTAGCCCCATAGGGCGTGTGAATTTCCGCATTTGGAGCGACTTTTTTGATCGCTTTTATGACCGCTGAGCTTGCCGAAACTCCGGCCAAAAATATGAATTTAATCTGGTCCAAAATTAAATCACGCATATGGCAATACTTAGCAATTTTTTTCCATAGGACTGGAGAGCCAAAACTACTTGTCGCTGAGGAAGTTATTGCTGCTTGAACGAATTTTTTAGGATCAAGCTTGGCTGGACTAGCCGGATTGATCTCCGGAAGCACCGTCGTCCGCCCCAATACCGGATTAAACAGCATAAATACTGGCAAAAGCGTCAAATCAACTGCCTCTTCGTCAAATTTATACAATTTCTTTAAAATGTCTAACTGAGCTAAAAAATGTCTATGTCGATAAATTACACCCTTTGGAATGCCGGTTGATCCAGACGTAAATAACACAGCCGCAATAGCATCTGGATCACTGTCACCATTTATATCACCAGCTAAAGAAACGGAAGATTTCGCCCAAAGCTTTGATTTTGTCAAAATGAACTTCACCGTCGGCAGCCTGTGAAATTTTAATA
The sequence above is a segment of the Puniceicoccales bacterium genome. Coding sequences within it:
- the rsmA gene encoding 16S rRNA (adenine(1518)-N(6)/adenine(1519)-N(6))-dimethyltransferase RsmA, with protein sequence MIGIKSTLSALENLGCSPNKRLGQNFLIDHNIVKKSVELAEIQIDDRVVEVGPGLGALTIGLLDAGAKVFAVEYDRVLCSFLSEKFLGNKSFSLINGDALKFPIAGLPGNIFHYKIVSNLPYAISTSWLDAILECEVLPEVMVLMLQLEAVKRFSATHGCKSFGAISIFLNSAYMIEQIYPVKEKCFYPKPKVASALLVLRKKEHPHIFHRKTKMLIRYMFNYRRKQIGNIIKTYPFMDQSLLEEILLEINKIARPESLNLTIWQNMDYKLKSLR
- the surE gene encoding 5'/3'-nucleotidase SurE, translated to MASVLITNDDGINSAALMALASSFVSGGWDVFVAAPQEEQSGVGRSIGLNKDLSCDEVSLDGCRAWAIGGTPSDCVNVALGNLLPKKPDLIISGINWGLNITIPIILSSGTVGGAIEGFCWGIPSMAVSQGLPDQKEHYLQCKIDYLKHSGLMEAIKISADITVEISVKFIDRKVVELHNVNFPYNIKRSASVENTRLSDITLNKNADFNVYGSLYEPVGNKFVFKFPSVDLSDSSSAKGSDISCLAKGNVSDSLVDLKRLCAF
- a CDS encoding MarC family protein; this encodes MNLFAETTISIYAILAPIIGAAIMIGMTPTATLEERIRISRQACTVAGVLLVIFAIAGNFIMGTVFRISTEAFQVGGGLYLLTISAGMVLKKEQGDENSQVQPVKPAASNVAITPIGTPLLTGPGTITATLVKKSAVCSTFSDTVVFFLALVFVMFLCYLTFVVSCKFAKLLTPKILGVIERATGVVLSCMALESIIAGISTFLLSPAMM
- a CDS encoding AMP-binding protein, which translates into the protein MCCSGRSNLTEDIDILAKTKPDLCAVMVPRRDLFGRLSYENISFYRLNQDITRVMVNLSAVKVCSGSRVLMMLRPGYEFICVFFSLLRLGAVPIVIDSGLGLRKFFSCAERSKPEFVIGEKIAWVILKFHRLPTVKFILTKSKLWAKSSVSLAGDINGDSDPDAIAAVLFTSGSTGIPKGVIYRHRHFLAQLDILKKLYKFDEEAVDLTLLPVFMLFNPVLGRTTVLPEINPASPAKLDPKKFVQAAITSSATSSFGSPVLWKKIAKYCHMRDLILDQIKFIFLAGVSASSAVIKAIKKVAPNAEIHTPYGATEALPICDIEANEIISVADLENFGAGICVGYPVDGVRVMVIDVIDDVIVAMEDGLVLPTGSIGEIVVSGVAVTEEYDNLSVETSMAKIFDKNTIWHRTGDLGFFDQRGRLWFCGRKSERIEVGDEIYCTECIESLFVQHAAVERVALVKYKNSTAIQPAIAVLPRRGFFPKFFWQRRKFSTELRAIANKYPKTRAIKKFFFHRAFPVDVRHNSKINRGALSKNI